The following proteins come from a genomic window of Terribacillus aidingensis:
- a CDS encoding serine hydrolase domain-containing protein has product MSGLESKLEKVAEEVDFSGVAYVVEENQESFFFQNGYANKQDKLAFDKQTRFGIASGAKIFTAVAIAKLVDQGRLDFQTKLIDCLPVAFPHFHKDVTIHQLLTHTSGIPDYFDEEEMDDFEELWQTLPMYRVRSGADFLPLFQDKKMMFLPGERFHYNNAAFIVLGLVIEELAKEPFTVFVQKHIFEAAGMTEAGYFTFDKLPGNTAIGYIKEDDEYRSNIYALPVRGGADGGVYVSVTDMARFWDALTQYKLLNAELTEALLKPYVQVDEETSYGYGIWIKKEEGKIKKYYVVGFDPGVSFHSAYYPETGRKIVVPSNHGTGPYYIVQAIEESEERSK; this is encoded by the coding sequence ATGAGCGGATTAGAGAGTAAATTGGAAAAGGTAGCAGAGGAAGTGGATTTCTCAGGTGTGGCATATGTTGTAGAAGAAAATCAAGAAAGCTTTTTCTTCCAAAATGGCTATGCCAATAAGCAAGATAAGCTAGCATTTGATAAGCAAACAAGGTTTGGAATAGCTTCTGGAGCAAAGATCTTCACAGCTGTGGCGATTGCCAAGCTAGTGGACCAAGGACGACTGGATTTCCAGACCAAGTTAATAGATTGTCTCCCGGTAGCATTTCCGCATTTTCATAAGGACGTAACAATTCACCAGCTGCTGACGCATACGTCTGGTATACCGGATTATTTTGATGAAGAAGAAATGGATGACTTTGAGGAGCTGTGGCAAACGTTGCCGATGTATCGAGTAAGATCGGGTGCGGATTTTCTGCCATTGTTCCAAGATAAGAAGATGATGTTTTTGCCTGGTGAACGGTTCCATTATAACAACGCTGCTTTCATCGTGTTGGGATTAGTGATAGAAGAACTTGCTAAAGAACCATTTACGGTTTTTGTCCAAAAGCATATCTTTGAAGCCGCTGGAATGACAGAGGCTGGATATTTTACATTTGATAAACTGCCAGGGAATACAGCAATTGGTTATATCAAGGAAGATGATGAGTATCGTTCCAATATTTATGCGTTACCAGTAAGGGGCGGTGCAGATGGCGGGGTGTATGTGAGTGTTACTGATATGGCGCGTTTTTGGGATGCACTGACTCAGTATAAACTGCTGAACGCAGAACTTACCGAGGCGCTGCTGAAGCCGTATGTCCAAGTCGATGAGGAGACATCATACGGATATGGGATATGGATAAAAAAAGAGGAGGGAAAAATCAAAAAGTATTATGTTGTCGGCTTTGATCCGGGCGTGAGTTTCCATTCTGCTTATTATCCAGAGACGGGAAGAAAGATAGTGGTACCTTCAAACCATGGAACTGGCCCGTATTACATAGTTCAAGCAATCGAAGAATCGGAGGAAAGAAGCAAATGA
- a CDS encoding MFS transporter — protein sequence MALTKKQTFLAFTLTLLTFVMGTSEFVIVGLLTEVAADLNVTVASAGTLVSGFAIAYAIGTPLLTGWVSRFPKYPLMLTLIVVFILGNIISALTSSFGVLLAARIVTAAASGVLTALAMTVASDTMPAARRSSVIALIFAGFTISNVLGVPLGTFIGQLDSWHLTFWVTALLGVIAFVISLFILPKTAAGEKSSIMKQLVLFKNPKILVGFFIPTFSIAGTYTIYTYITPIIEDELGIASSSVGLVLLAYGLFSIASNFLAGKIAGRNGIGDLRYAFIIQAIIIGSLYVTMDITIAGLISIMLIAVMIYVMNATIQIYLMDQAAAYSTAARDFASSLTPVSVNIGITLGSALGGLVVAYGNLPNLAIVGGICALIASLLSFISYRMDS from the coding sequence ATGGCTTTAACTAAAAAACAGACATTTTTAGCATTCACATTAACTTTATTGACGTTCGTTATGGGAACAAGCGAATTCGTCATTGTCGGCCTGCTGACAGAGGTCGCTGCTGATCTAAACGTAACGGTCGCTTCGGCCGGAACACTTGTATCGGGATTTGCCATTGCTTATGCAATCGGCACTCCCCTCTTAACTGGCTGGGTAAGCCGTTTTCCGAAATATCCTTTGATGCTCACACTAATTGTCGTCTTTATTTTAGGTAATATTATTAGTGCTTTAACATCCTCTTTTGGAGTATTACTAGCAGCAAGAATCGTGACAGCAGCAGCAAGTGGTGTCCTTACCGCTTTAGCGATGACAGTAGCAAGTGACACAATGCCAGCGGCAAGACGTTCTTCGGTTATTGCACTCATTTTTGCCGGGTTCACGATCTCCAATGTCCTGGGTGTACCGCTTGGTACGTTCATAGGCCAATTAGACTCATGGCACCTGACGTTCTGGGTGACTGCACTACTCGGTGTTATCGCCTTTGTCATCAGTCTATTCATCCTGCCAAAGACAGCAGCAGGCGAGAAAAGTTCCATCATGAAGCAGCTTGTCCTATTCAAGAATCCGAAAATCCTCGTCGGTTTCTTTATCCCGACGTTCAGTATCGCTGGAACGTATACGATCTACACGTATATCACGCCTATCATTGAGGATGAATTAGGTATTGCCTCCAGCTCAGTCGGACTTGTCTTGCTTGCATACGGACTCTTTTCCATCGCCAGCAACTTCTTAGCTGGAAAGATAGCCGGCCGTAACGGTATTGGAGATCTGCGTTATGCATTCATCATCCAAGCAATCATCATTGGCTCCCTATACGTAACAATGGACATCACAATTGCCGGATTGATCAGCATCATGCTAATCGCAGTCATGATTTACGTCATGAATGCGACCATTCAAATTTATCTGATGGATCAAGCAGCGGCCTATTCGACAGCGGCCAGGGACTTTGCTTCCTCGCTGACTCCTGTATCCGTCAATATCGGTATTACACTTGGTTCTGCGCTAGGCGGGTTGGTCGTTGCATACGGAAACCTGCCAAACCTTGCAATTGTGGGCGGGATATGTGCTCTTATTGCATCCCTATTATCGTTTATCAGTTATCGAATGGATAGCTGA
- a CDS encoding EAL domain-containing protein yields MNLYKSTKNKWKEELKLALDREEFRLLYQPKLNLQTGKLCGVEALIRWEHPEQGIISPLDFIPAAEETGMILPIGEWVLRSACMQNKAWQEQGLSSMIVAVNLSASQLYQGDLAEKVQSILEESQLSPEYLELEITESMTMDVDYVLPVLHKLKQIGVRISLDDFGTGYSSLYHLKEFPIDIIKIDRSFVRNCTIDSKDATIVKTIIAMAHQLKLEVIAEGVESKDHLVFLQQNLCNEAQGYLFSKPVAPEEFKRSIPRLEQIIPDEGISLEKSRETWFKSGVENTYHDLQEAVRKQQGMIFKFKKEHERFVHSFCDGELIYRLQFTPDQLIGKDLKDFLPAEEAERKMEFYERAWNGEENVIYESRVNGLSYVTSLRPVLRGGKVVEVIGCSVDITKKTGVVFSSDDVKYRLIAENVHDLICIINPDAIILYASPSHQKLLGITPETFIGKSAFKWIHTEDVELIQNRIHQILTYKTAWQVKFRYQCANNGWLLVEAIGTPVLDERGEVEYIVVVCRDAS; encoded by the coding sequence GTGAATTTATATAAATCAACTAAAAACAAATGGAAAGAAGAATTGAAGCTCGCACTTGATAGAGAGGAATTTCGTCTTCTTTATCAGCCAAAGCTCAACCTGCAGACGGGTAAGCTGTGCGGAGTGGAGGCGTTGATCCGATGGGAACATCCTGAGCAAGGAATCATTTCTCCACTGGATTTTATCCCTGCTGCTGAAGAGACAGGAATGATTCTTCCTATTGGAGAATGGGTGCTACGGTCGGCATGTATGCAGAATAAAGCGTGGCAGGAACAAGGTCTGTCTTCTATGATTGTGGCGGTTAATCTTTCGGCTTCTCAATTGTATCAAGGTGATTTGGCAGAGAAGGTACAGTCTATTTTAGAAGAATCCCAACTCTCTCCGGAGTATCTGGAGCTGGAGATTACCGAATCTATGACGATGGATGTCGATTATGTATTGCCTGTATTGCATAAGCTGAAACAGATAGGTGTTCGAATCAGTTTGGATGACTTTGGTACCGGATATAGTTCTCTCTACCACTTAAAGGAATTCCCGATAGATATCATCAAAATAGATCGGTCATTTGTGCGTAATTGCACTATTGATTCCAAGGATGCCACCATTGTCAAAACGATTATTGCAATGGCACATCAATTAAAGCTAGAAGTGATTGCCGAAGGTGTGGAATCCAAGGATCATCTTGTTTTCCTGCAGCAGAATCTATGTAATGAGGCGCAGGGATATCTTTTCAGTAAACCGGTTGCACCCGAGGAATTTAAGAGAAGCATTCCTCGTTTGGAACAGATAATCCCGGATGAAGGTATCTCCTTAGAGAAGTCCAGGGAAACTTGGTTCAAAAGCGGTGTGGAAAATACGTATCATGACTTGCAAGAGGCCGTACGGAAACAACAGGGAATGATTTTTAAATTCAAAAAAGAACATGAACGGTTTGTCCATAGTTTTTGTGATGGAGAACTGATCTACCGCTTGCAGTTTACTCCTGACCAGCTTATCGGAAAAGACTTAAAAGACTTTCTTCCGGCCGAAGAAGCGGAAAGAAAAATGGAATTCTATGAGCGAGCGTGGAATGGAGAAGAGAATGTCATATACGAGTCCAGAGTAAATGGTTTGTCGTATGTCACATCGCTGAGACCAGTCTTACGGGGAGGAAAAGTAGTTGAAGTAATTGGATGTTCGGTGGATATTACAAAGAAAACTGGAGTTGTATTCAGCTCAGATGATGTGAAATATCGTCTAATTGCAGAAAATGTCCATGACTTGATATGTATAATAAATCCGGACGCCATTATACTTTATGCTTCACCGTCCCATCAAAAGCTTCTCGGTATAACTCCTGAAACCTTTATAGGAAAAAGTGCTTTTAAATGGATCCACACTGAGGATGTAGAATTGATTCAAAATCGTATCCATCAGATTCTGACATATAAAACAGCTTGGCAGGTGAAGTTCAGATACCAGTGCGCCAATAATGGATGGCTGCTTGTTGAAGCTATTGGAACTCCTGTACTGGATGAACGGGGGGAAGTGGAATATATAGTGGTGGTGTGTCGCGATGCATCGTAG
- a CDS encoding MerR family transcriptional regulator has product MQFLTSGELVRLLDITKYTLRYYEEQQLIQPAFIDSNGYHMYGEDEVYAMAHVLLLKKIGFSIKDIKSSLENELDQTKTLTSVLSRIEDEMEQLNNAKNKVQTILGLQQNVSNGLITETKEIRSFTYLPDEFVDEAYNLNLKGLAKRKDDNLTILDEISYVITENGEKIKVMFGSTNEEAEHIMPSGTYFSKKITIEQEEELEPEIQCFYGDLALLDAEYEDSLFIHEEAYLSAFYTKSMVYSLEVKAK; this is encoded by the coding sequence ATGCAATTTTTGACGAGCGGCGAATTAGTGAGATTACTTGATATAACGAAATACACATTAAGATATTATGAAGAACAGCAGTTGATACAGCCAGCATTCATTGATTCCAATGGGTATCACATGTATGGAGAAGATGAAGTATACGCTATGGCACATGTTCTGCTTCTCAAGAAAATTGGATTTTCGATAAAAGATATAAAAAGCAGTTTGGAGAATGAACTAGATCAAACAAAAACATTAACATCTGTACTATCAAGAATCGAAGATGAAATGGAGCAACTTAATAATGCGAAGAATAAAGTCCAAACAATTCTCGGTCTTCAGCAAAATGTATCAAACGGTCTAATTACTGAAACGAAAGAAATTCGATCATTTACATACCTTCCTGATGAATTTGTGGATGAAGCCTATAATCTGAATTTGAAAGGGTTAGCGAAACGGAAGGATGATAATCTGACGATTTTGGATGAGATTTCCTATGTCATTACAGAGAACGGTGAGAAGATCAAAGTAATGTTTGGAAGCACTAATGAAGAAGCAGAGCATATCATGCCAAGCGGAACTTACTTTAGTAAGAAAATTACTATTGAACAAGAAGAAGAACTTGAGCCAGAAATACAGTGTTTTTACGGTGATCTGGCTTTGCTTGATGCTGAATACGAAGATAGCTTATTCATTCATGAGGAAGCATATCTGTCTGCTTTCTATACCAAGTCCATGGTTTATAGTCTGGAGGTGAAAGCGAAATGA
- a CDS encoding diguanylate cyclase, translating into MFGKLDVQQLMLLESLPVAIVIHREGSILYANKSFVDLIGAASIQELKGKSILDFSPPAYVDIVEERFRQLNRVGAVISPTEEKVVRLDGAIIDVEITGVSLEYEGELSYLMIIQEHTGRKMAEEALRQSEARYRLIAENMTDLVCIIDWEGYFKYASPSHVTVLGFPAVAYEGKPARDFMHEDDRMKVRQKMGEMVMTKEGCVLKFRFKNIMGNWIWLEAQVSPIFDEHGVFEHFLFVSRDITERLAYEQQLTHMAYHDTLTGLPNRRLFKEKLEQALEEAKQNRKKVAVMYLDLDNFKYINDTLGHDVGDELLKQFASRVKGCLRNQDVLSRQGGDEFTILLPEIEEENDVFRIADDILESFQKAWNIGRNLFRTTSSIGIAFYPENGTKEYELMRSADAALYQAKKNGKNMYQTF; encoded by the coding sequence ATGTTCGGAAAGTTAGATGTACAGCAGCTGATGCTTCTGGAATCATTACCGGTTGCCATTGTCATTCACAGAGAAGGCAGCATCCTGTACGCAAATAAATCATTTGTTGATCTGATTGGAGCTGCCTCTATACAGGAACTAAAAGGAAAATCAATTCTGGATTTTTCTCCCCCAGCTTATGTAGACATAGTCGAAGAACGTTTCCGGCAATTAAATCGAGTCGGAGCAGTAATATCGCCGACAGAAGAGAAAGTAGTGCGTCTGGATGGAGCAATCATTGATGTCGAAATAACTGGTGTCTCTTTAGAGTATGAAGGCGAGCTTTCTTACTTAATGATCATACAGGAGCACACCGGAAGAAAAATGGCTGAAGAAGCGTTGCGGCAAAGTGAGGCACGATACAGATTGATAGCGGAGAATATGACAGATTTGGTCTGTATCATCGACTGGGAGGGCTATTTCAAGTACGCTTCGCCGTCCCATGTAACGGTGCTTGGGTTTCCTGCTGTCGCGTATGAGGGAAAACCAGCGAGGGATTTCATGCATGAAGATGACCGTATGAAGGTACGGCAGAAGATGGGTGAAATGGTGATGACAAAAGAGGGCTGTGTGCTAAAATTCCGTTTTAAGAATATCATGGGCAATTGGATTTGGCTGGAGGCACAAGTAAGCCCTATCTTCGATGAACATGGGGTATTTGAACATTTCCTCTTTGTATCAAGGGACATTACAGAAAGATTGGCATATGAACAGCAACTGACGCATATGGCCTATCATGATACCTTAACTGGACTGCCGAACCGAAGGCTGTTCAAGGAAAAGCTGGAGCAAGCGCTGGAAGAGGCAAAGCAGAACAGGAAGAAAGTAGCTGTCATGTATCTGGATCTCGACAATTTTAAATATATCAATGATACTCTTGGTCATGATGTAGGCGACGAGCTGTTAAAGCAATTCGCTAGCAGGGTCAAGGGGTGCCTGCGGAATCAAGATGTGCTTTCGAGACAAGGCGGAGATGAATTTACGATTCTTTTGCCGGAAATTGAAGAGGAAAATGATGTTTTTCGTATTGCGGACGATATCCTTGAATCCTTTCAAAAAGCATGGAATATAGGCAGGAATCTCTTCAGGACAACATCCAGTATCGGGATAGCTTTCTACCCGGAGAATGGCACGAAAGAGTATGAGTTGATGCGGAGTGCTGATGCCGCTTTGTATCAGGCGAAGAAGAATGGCAAAAATATGTATCAGACATTTTAG
- a CDS encoding metallophosphoesterase family protein yields MNGADCMRIAVLTDIHGNLAALQAVLGDIDKRGDVEHIYCLGDMLAIGYETDRVLELLFGRDDISIITGNHDEAVLALSRQETYPESHKNERAHHQWIADRTDPGYLDILHKQPRQINQHIKGHAVLFTHYHIHPDKVNAHISEDPFSRIVAPSLENLEMLFQEQKDTELICFGHHHPLHHFRNDRKIFLNPGSLGCQPKPIAPYAIAEIEEDIRTTVIEVPYDNRAYLRGYERLEVPEWAIILKIFHGGQLQK; encoded by the coding sequence ATGAATGGGGCTGATTGTATGCGCATTGCTGTCCTGACAGATATACACGGAAACCTTGCTGCACTGCAGGCTGTGCTAGGAGATATAGACAAGCGTGGAGATGTCGAGCACATATACTGCCTCGGTGATATGCTGGCGATCGGTTATGAAACTGATCGTGTACTGGAGCTTTTATTTGGCAGAGATGACATATCAATCATTACCGGAAATCATGATGAAGCTGTGCTGGCACTAAGCAGACAGGAGACTTACCCCGAAAGCCACAAGAACGAAAGAGCACATCACCAGTGGATTGCCGACCGAACTGATCCAGGTTACCTTGACATACTTCATAAGCAGCCACGCCAAATCAATCAGCATATCAAGGGGCATGCCGTTTTGTTCACGCACTACCATATCCACCCAGATAAAGTGAATGCCCACATAAGCGAGGATCCTTTCTCTCGTATTGTTGCACCTTCTCTTGAAAATCTAGAGATGCTGTTTCAGGAACAAAAGGATACAGAACTCATTTGTTTTGGTCATCATCACCCACTTCATCATTTTCGTAACGATCGAAAAATCTTTCTGAATCCAGGCTCTCTCGGCTGCCAGCCAAAACCGATCGCACCTTATGCAATTGCAGAGATAGAAGAAGATATTAGAACAACCGTAATAGAAGTACCTTATGACAACAGAGCTTATTTAAGAGGATATGAAAGATTAGAAGTGCCAGAATGGGCTATCATTCTGAAAATCTTTCATGGAGGACAGCTGCAGAAATAA
- a CDS encoding NUDIX hydrolase: MTQDLTIDLGEQMLNCRTAGIIVKDNHVLLHKNKKDPFWTLIGGRIQLGEDSGQAVKREFEEELGIPVRAERLLCSVENFFTYKGQPYHEYSFIYLIQGVENRLCGIGEVISPEGGEFHYEWIPLEKIGELSIKPDFLGEKLVNLPSAPVHLIHKEKISVEAK, encoded by the coding sequence ATGACACAGGACTTGACCATCGATTTAGGTGAACAGATGCTGAATTGCCGGACAGCAGGCATTATTGTAAAAGATAATCATGTGCTGCTGCACAAGAACAAGAAAGATCCGTTTTGGACACTAATTGGCGGACGTATTCAGTTAGGAGAAGATTCAGGACAGGCTGTAAAAAGGGAATTCGAAGAGGAACTCGGCATTCCTGTAAGGGCAGAGCGGCTGTTATGTTCAGTGGAGAATTTCTTCACCTACAAAGGTCAGCCCTATCATGAATATAGTTTTATTTATCTAATACAGGGTGTTGAAAACAGGCTGTGCGGAATAGGAGAAGTCATATCACCAGAAGGAGGAGAGTTCCATTATGAATGGATTCCCTTAGAAAAAATCGGGGAGCTTTCGATTAAACCTGATTTCCTAGGTGAGAAGCTAGTCAACTTGCCATCTGCACCAGTGCATCTGATTCATAAAGAAAAGATATCTGTGGAAGCAAAATGA
- a CDS encoding metalloregulator ArsR/SmtB family transcription factor gives MNTIELFKALSNEKRLQILHWLKEPEKHFPKQQAHLPKEVHYKGGVCVGDIQEKVQASQSTVSQYLAMMQRAGLLESIRYNQWTYYRRNEETIQKLAAYLGKEL, from the coding sequence ATGAATACAATCGAACTATTCAAAGCTTTGTCGAACGAAAAACGACTGCAAATACTGCATTGGCTTAAAGAACCAGAGAAGCATTTTCCCAAGCAGCAGGCACATCTGCCGAAGGAGGTTCATTATAAGGGCGGTGTCTGTGTCGGCGACATTCAAGAAAAGGTGCAAGCTTCTCAATCCACGGTTTCGCAATATCTGGCCATGATGCAGCGTGCAGGGTTATTGGAGTCAATCCGTTATAACCAATGGACTTATTACCGCAGAAACGAAGAAACAATTCAGAAGCTGGCAGCTTACCTGGGTAAAGAATTGTAA
- a CDS encoding putative quinol monooxygenase encodes MEKFGLYGRFLVHKDNREELSSILLDAAEAMGHIDGCEIYQVSVSHDEPQAVYVYEVWKDEAAHQASLALDATQTLIRRAKPLITGMERINTLQTLGGKGLPTT; translated from the coding sequence ATGGAGAAATTCGGCTTGTACGGGAGATTTCTAGTCCATAAAGATAATAGAGAAGAATTGAGTTCGATACTGCTGGATGCAGCGGAGGCTATGGGGCATATAGATGGCTGTGAAATATATCAGGTCAGTGTGTCTCATGATGAGCCGCAAGCAGTATATGTATACGAAGTATGGAAGGATGAAGCAGCTCATCAAGCCTCACTTGCTTTAGATGCGACACAAACATTAATCCGACGGGCAAAGCCTCTTATAACAGGAATGGAACGTATCAATACCCTGCAAACGCTCGGAGGGAAAGGTCTTCCTACTACATGA
- a CDS encoding MFS transporter: MNFRVFILAISVISVGLVELIVGGILPTIANDLQVSIGQAGQLITVFALVYAVSGPILYTMTANIERKKLLLLTLGVFVLGNVITYVSPSFLFVMIARVLTAMSTALIIVLSLTIAAKIVKQQHRAKAIGLIYMGISSSLVLGVPIGIIISDAFGWRMLFLFIGLMALLSMILIAFTLDRIEVEQVQSLKSQLKALRNKKMLTAHLTMLFLLAGHYTIYAYFTPFLESELGLNTQWISICYFIFGIAAVGGGAFGGSLADKFGSKVSIILVVASFVIILFLLPFSTVSFPLFLVVMVIWGALSWSLAPPLQNYIIESDAETAGIHQSFNNSALQIGISLGSLVGGLVNGATSSMQTTAHVGSLLVILSLAFAVWSFRSVNKSALRSR, translated from the coding sequence TTGAATTTCAGAGTCTTTATATTAGCTATTTCTGTTATATCGGTAGGGTTAGTTGAACTGATTGTCGGGGGGATATTGCCTACCATAGCGAATGATCTGCAGGTTTCGATTGGACAGGCAGGGCAGCTTATTACAGTGTTCGCTTTGGTCTATGCAGTGTCAGGTCCGATTTTATATACGATGACTGCAAATATTGAACGAAAGAAGCTTTTGCTTTTGACGTTAGGTGTATTTGTACTGGGGAACGTCATCACATACGTGAGTCCGTCCTTCCTCTTTGTCATGATTGCTCGAGTCCTCACTGCCATGAGTACAGCATTAATCATTGTTCTTTCTTTGACGATCGCAGCGAAAATCGTCAAGCAGCAGCATCGTGCTAAAGCAATTGGGCTCATTTATATGGGGATCAGTTCCTCGCTCGTACTTGGGGTACCGATTGGTATCATCATCAGTGATGCATTCGGCTGGAGAATGTTGTTTTTGTTCATAGGATTAATGGCTTTGCTTTCCATGATATTAATCGCATTTACGCTCGATCGTATTGAGGTAGAACAAGTGCAATCCTTGAAATCGCAGCTGAAAGCACTGCGTAATAAAAAGATGCTGACAGCACATTTGACGATGCTGTTCCTGCTTGCAGGTCATTATACGATTTACGCTTATTTCACGCCTTTCCTTGAATCGGAGTTAGGTCTGAATACGCAATGGATTAGTATTTGCTACTTTATTTTCGGTATCGCAGCTGTTGGTGGAGGAGCCTTTGGAGGCAGTCTGGCAGATAAATTTGGATCCAAAGTGAGTATCATCCTAGTAGTGGCATCATTTGTAATTATTTTATTCCTGCTTCCATTCTCTACAGTTTCCTTCCCATTATTCCTTGTGGTGATGGTAATCTGGGGTGCATTAAGCTGGAGTCTGGCACCGCCGCTGCAGAACTATATCATTGAATCGGATGCAGAGACAGCTGGGATACACCAGAGCTTCAACAATTCAGCGCTGCAGATAGGTATTTCATTAGGTTCGTTAGTAGGCGGTCTTGTCAATGGTGCTACATCCTCGATGCAGACGACAGCGCATGTCGGAAGTCTGTTAGTAATCTTATCGCTTGCTTTTGCAGTTTGGTCATTCCGAAGTGTAAATAAGTCGGCTTTACGTTCCAGATAG
- a CDS encoding N-acetyltransferase produces the protein MNISKDGMDNEIKEMANLLMEGFGGKLGTLKLPGKETEFMLRCLAEHILKNHWDNLIIIRDKEIQGTLFVKPKKWNVSEISTRLFKKLRLRSFLKASIFLWMLDHRTKGKEIHIDFLVVSKSNRGIGIGGRLIETLKSRVEADQYITLFVSATNVAARRLYEKQDFQVKRKGTSVIGASFHGTRNWCFMEWRGSCI, from the coding sequence ATGAATATCTCTAAAGACGGTATGGACAATGAGATAAAAGAAATGGCGAATCTATTGATGGAGGGTTTTGGCGGAAAGCTTGGTACCTTGAAATTACCTGGAAAGGAAACAGAATTTATGCTGCGCTGTCTGGCAGAACATATCTTGAAGAATCATTGGGATAATTTAATTATCATACGTGATAAGGAGATACAAGGTACTTTATTCGTTAAACCGAAGAAATGGAATGTAAGTGAGATATCAACCCGGTTGTTCAAGAAACTGCGTCTTCGCTCATTTTTAAAAGCAAGCATTTTTCTTTGGATGCTTGATCATAGAACTAAAGGGAAGGAGATTCATATTGACTTCCTTGTAGTATCTAAATCAAACCGAGGGATAGGTATTGGAGGCCGCCTAATTGAAACTCTTAAAAGTCGTGTAGAAGCAGATCAATATATTACATTGTTTGTTTCTGCCACTAATGTTGCTGCTAGAAGGCTTTATGAGAAGCAAGATTTCCAGGTTAAAAGAAAAGGAACAAGCGTAATCGGAGCAAGCTTTCACGGAACAAGGAATTGGTGCTTTATGGAATGGAGAGGCTCTTGCATATGA
- a CDS encoding alpha/beta hydrolase, with the protein MKKRYKLLISILFIIMLVAGVFIYENDYAMQEKDVIIRTDQGDLAGFVALPQEKNEGVVIFVHGDGAQNATQDGGYKPLMERFAKQGYASVSWDKPGVGKSTGNWLDQTMDERAQEVEDVMEWAENQDDINTEKIILWGASQAGWVIPKVQQKREDVTASILVGPAINWLRQGAYNTTEEMKSEGKTEDEIMQVLNNDKKESDLILAGATYEDYIEETADDSLSEERYAFVQKNISADATEDIEKVESPVHIVLAENDLNVDSNETEKTYKQLLPKSQLTVRIISGVDHSMLNPALHESQILTYLSAILAPKDTLVSEEYLDYCEELIRHM; encoded by the coding sequence ATGAAAAAGAGATATAAGCTACTCATTAGCATTCTGTTCATTATTATGCTGGTCGCTGGTGTCTTCATCTATGAGAATGATTATGCAATGCAAGAAAAAGATGTCATCATAAGAACGGATCAAGGAGATTTGGCTGGGTTTGTTGCACTACCTCAAGAGAAGAATGAAGGTGTTGTTATCTTTGTACACGGAGATGGTGCACAAAATGCAACGCAAGATGGCGGCTATAAGCCTTTGATGGAACGCTTTGCTAAACAAGGTTATGCATCTGTTTCATGGGATAAACCTGGTGTCGGAAAATCAACAGGAAATTGGTTAGACCAAACAATGGACGAACGTGCACAAGAAGTAGAAGATGTGATGGAATGGGCGGAAAACCAAGATGATATAAACACCGAAAAAATTATTCTTTGGGGAGCCAGTCAAGCAGGGTGGGTCATTCCAAAAGTACAGCAGAAACGCGAGGATGTCACAGCGTCTATCTTAGTAGGCCCCGCAATTAATTGGCTTCGCCAAGGTGCGTATAATACCACTGAGGAAATGAAGAGTGAAGGGAAAACTGAAGATGAGATAATGCAAGTGCTAAACAACGATAAAAAAGAGTCTGATCTTATCCTCGCAGGTGCTACTTATGAGGATTATATAGAGGAAACTGCAGATGACAGTCTTTCTGAAGAAAGATATGCATTCGTTCAAAAGAATATCTCAGCTGATGCAACGGAGGATATTGAGAAGGTTGAGTCTCCTGTACATATTGTATTGGCCGAAAACGACCTGAATGTGGATTCGAATGAAACAGAAAAAACGTATAAGCAGCTGTTGCCGAAGTCACAATTAACAGTAAGAATAATATCCGGGGTTGATCATTCTATGTTGAATCCAGCACTTCACGAGTCGCAAATCTTGACTTATTTGAGTGCAATTTTAGCACCAAAAGATACGCTTGTAAGTGAGGAGTACCTTGATTATTGTGAGGAATTAATCCGTCACATGTAA